In Horticoccus luteus, the following proteins share a genomic window:
- a CDS encoding sensor histidine kinase — translation MKQVDHLPLGTYLMVIKAVLTKAQRSILEKRYLAALRLHLDADNSADRRRARALGKKMLAHGFCPLELAALHHRAMMALPDSTQARPAMMKAAGFFFADVLVPLGSGQRPVREATRQLLQRNRMLERHTAALRRSNRKHELEIARRKAGEVKIEQARRRYRSLFLESQIMQHKLRRLTRQIIAAQEEERKRISRELHDEVVQTLVGINVELAALGHGVFGNTQILKQKIARTQRLVAHSVSAVHRFARELRPAVLDDLGLIPALESFSHRLAARKKMTIKITAFSGVEALSIARRTVLFRVAQEALNNVARHAEATAVRLDIWPSADLIQMEISDNGKSFPVKKTLLARNNKRLGLVGMRERIEMIGGRLVIESASGTGTTVHAEIPFKTQLPKP, via the coding sequence TTGAAGCAGGTCGATCACCTACCGCTCGGCACATACCTGATGGTCATCAAGGCAGTATTAACGAAGGCGCAGCGCTCGATCCTGGAGAAACGCTACCTCGCGGCGTTACGCCTGCACCTCGACGCGGACAACTCTGCGGACCGTCGTCGCGCGCGAGCGCTGGGCAAAAAAATGCTCGCCCATGGATTTTGCCCGCTCGAACTCGCCGCCCTCCACCACCGCGCAATGATGGCGTTGCCCGATTCCACTCAGGCGCGTCCGGCCATGATGAAGGCCGCCGGGTTCTTTTTCGCTGACGTGCTGGTGCCGCTCGGCAGCGGTCAACGCCCCGTGCGCGAGGCCACTCGGCAATTGTTGCAACGCAATCGGATGTTGGAGCGGCACACGGCGGCTTTGAGGCGAAGCAACCGCAAGCATGAGTTGGAGATAGCGCGGCGCAAAGCCGGTGAAGTAAAGATCGAGCAGGCGAGGCGGCGTTACCGAAGTCTCTTCCTGGAGTCGCAGATCATGCAGCACAAGCTGCGACGTCTGACCCGGCAGATCATCGCGGCTCAAGAGGAAGAGCGCAAACGCATCAGCCGGGAGCTGCATGATGAAGTCGTGCAGACGCTGGTTGGCATCAATGTCGAACTAGCGGCCTTGGGCCACGGGGTGTTCGGGAATACTCAAATTCTGAAGCAAAAAATCGCCCGCACTCAACGGCTGGTGGCGCATTCCGTCAGCGCAGTCCACCGGTTCGCCCGCGAACTGCGACCGGCGGTGCTGGATGATTTGGGGCTGATCCCCGCGCTGGAGTCCTTCAGTCACCGCTTGGCGGCTCGGAAGAAGATGACCATCAAGATTACGGCGTTTAGCGGTGTGGAAGCGCTGAGCATTGCACGGCGGACGGTGTTGTTTCGGGTGGCTCAAGAAGCACTGAACAACGTGGCCCGCCACGCTGAGGCCACGGCCGTCCGCCTCGATATCTGGCCGTCGGCGGACCTCATCCAGATGGAAATCAGCGACAATGGAAAATCGTTCCCCGTGAAGAAAACGCTGCTCGCTCGAAACAATAAGCGGCTGGGCTTGGTGGGCATGCGAGAACGCATTGAGATGATCGGTGGGCGCCTCGTGATCGAATCCGCTTCCGGCACCGGAACCACGGTCCATGCCGAGATTCCGTTCAAAACCCAACTTCCCAAACCATGA
- a CDS encoding sulfatase, with protein sequence MKLFSAVVFCVALVAGGTMSASPAKPQAARRPNIVFILADDLGCAQVGAYGNSYYKTPNIDGLGRDGMQFTQAYSASPVCSPTRSALMTGKSPARTHVTDFIPGNTYPWARLQQPAWQRFLPLKEVTIAERLTEEGYVTGLIGKWHLAKAYLPPESVAEGPDRQGFAETFITHKPVPTADPESDAHNVGAITTRALRFLDEHRAEPFFLLVSHNAVHAPIMAPKALVAKYPAQGNGHPEDVPVMAAMMEMVDDSVGQVLAKLDALGLRENTLVIFYSDNGGLLRDAAQTPFRGGKAELHEGGVRVPLLMRWPGVIAPGRVSATMVNTMDFFPTLLELSGARADANPQLDGISLASLIKAGVAPARDTLYWHYPHYHPAGKGPSDSIRMGDWKLIEFFEGTLAGDGPGLELFNLREDVGEETNLAASQPERVAAMRARLAKWRKKVGAQLPTINPAYDEARADDFTPAAAAP encoded by the coding sequence ATGAAATTATTCTCCGCTGTTGTTTTCTGTGTCGCGCTCGTCGCCGGCGGCACAATGTCGGCGTCGCCGGCGAAGCCCCAGGCAGCGCGCCGGCCCAATATTGTTTTCATTCTCGCCGACGATCTCGGCTGTGCGCAGGTCGGGGCTTATGGGAACTCTTATTATAAAACGCCCAACATCGACGGGCTCGGGCGCGACGGGATGCAATTCACGCAGGCGTATTCGGCGTCGCCCGTGTGTTCGCCGACGCGGTCGGCGTTGATGACCGGCAAGTCGCCGGCGCGAACGCATGTGACGGATTTTATTCCGGGCAACACGTATCCTTGGGCGCGCCTGCAGCAGCCGGCATGGCAAAGATTTCTGCCGCTAAAAGAGGTGACGATCGCCGAACGGTTGACGGAGGAAGGCTACGTGACGGGGCTCATCGGCAAATGGCATTTGGCCAAAGCGTATCTGCCGCCGGAATCGGTGGCGGAAGGCCCGGATCGGCAGGGTTTCGCGGAGACGTTCATCACGCACAAGCCCGTCCCGACGGCCGATCCGGAGAGCGATGCGCACAATGTCGGGGCGATCACGACGCGAGCGTTGCGTTTCCTCGACGAGCATCGCGCCGAGCCGTTTTTCCTGCTGGTTTCGCATAACGCCGTGCATGCGCCGATCATGGCGCCGAAAGCCCTCGTCGCGAAATATCCCGCGCAAGGAAATGGTCATCCGGAAGACGTGCCGGTGATGGCGGCGATGATGGAAATGGTGGACGACAGTGTGGGGCAGGTGCTGGCGAAGCTCGATGCACTCGGGCTGCGGGAAAACACGTTGGTGATTTTCTATTCCGACAACGGCGGACTGCTGCGCGATGCGGCGCAAACGCCGTTTCGCGGTGGCAAGGCGGAGTTACACGAGGGCGGTGTCCGCGTGCCGCTGTTAATGCGCTGGCCGGGGGTGATCGCGCCTGGGCGGGTGAGTGCGACGATGGTGAACACGATGGATTTTTTCCCGACTTTGCTGGAGCTCAGCGGCGCGCGCGCGGACGCCAATCCGCAGCTCGACGGCATCAGCCTGGCGTCGTTGATCAAGGCGGGCGTCGCCCCGGCGCGCGACACGCTCTACTGGCATTATCCGCATTATCATCCCGCGGGCAAAGGGCCGTCGGACTCGATTCGGATGGGTGACTGGAAGTTGATTGAGTTCTTCGAAGGGACGCTGGCGGGCGACGGTCCGGGGCTGGAGCTGTTCAACTTGCGCGAGGATGTCGGGGAGGAAACGAATCTCGCCGCGAGCCAACCGGAGCGGGTGGCCGCGATGCGCGCGCGCTTGGCAAAGTGGCGGAAGAAAGTCGGGGCGCAGCTCCCGACCATCAACCCGGCCTATGATGAAGCGCGCGCCGACGACTTCACTCCCGCGGCTGCGGCGCCGTGA
- a CDS encoding phosphotransferase family protein yields MTPPLPRIATNEDYYRMRFSPLESWQPLLAQIFARQHLPLSAIARFSTGESPVFAVGEQWVVKLLPHFWAELADREIAALDHLRDCAVRRPRLLATGRVDDWIFLLMDRLPGERLDVLWPRLTAPERLTAAREFGAALRQLHALPPAAPANVAPPWSAFLESRLAAWPSRPSVQKLPAPLRDTGPDFIRSVLAKTPALSEADARLLHGDLAPENCLFASNPNDGAWHCSGLIDFGQARFGAPEFDFPAPTVLLGRSAAVELPATRAALLDEYFAGYGLTKPIDHELRQRLMAYSLLHPLHDVSGALALEPASLTCESWADVAPHFWP; encoded by the coding sequence ATGACCCCGCCGCTGCCGCGCATCGCCACCAACGAGGACTACTACCGCATGCGCTTCTCGCCGTTGGAGTCGTGGCAACCTCTCCTCGCGCAAATCTTCGCGCGGCAGCATCTCCCGTTGTCCGCAATCGCTCGCTTTTCCACCGGCGAATCGCCCGTCTTCGCTGTCGGCGAGCAATGGGTAGTGAAACTCCTCCCTCACTTTTGGGCCGAGTTGGCAGACCGGGAAATCGCCGCCCTCGACCATCTGCGCGATTGCGCCGTGCGTCGGCCGCGCCTGCTTGCGACAGGGAGGGTGGACGATTGGATTTTCCTGTTGATGGACCGCCTGCCGGGCGAACGCCTCGACGTTCTCTGGCCGCGCCTCACCGCCCCCGAACGCCTCACCGCCGCCCGCGAATTTGGCGCCGCGCTCCGGCAACTGCACGCGCTCCCGCCCGCCGCCCCGGCCAACGTCGCGCCTCCGTGGTCCGCTTTCCTCGAATCCCGTCTCGCCGCATGGCCTTCGCGTCCCTCCGTGCAAAAATTGCCCGCTCCTCTCCGCGACACCGGCCCCGACTTCATCCGCTCCGTCCTCGCGAAAACTCCCGCGCTCAGCGAAGCCGATGCGCGACTCCTGCATGGTGACCTCGCGCCCGAGAACTGCCTCTTTGCGTCGAACCCGAACGACGGCGCGTGGCACTGCTCCGGCCTCATCGACTTCGGTCAGGCTCGCTTCGGCGCACCCGAATTCGACTTTCCCGCTCCCACCGTCCTCCTCGGCCGCAGCGCTGCGGTTGAGCTACCCGCCACCCGCGCTGCGCTGCTCGATGAGTATTTCGCCGGCTACGGCCTCACAAAGCCGATCGATCACGAATTACGCCAGCGTCTGATGGCTTACAGTCTCCTGCACCCGCTGCACGATGTGTCCGGGGCCCTCGCGCTCGAACCCGCAAGCCTCACGTGCGAATCGTGGGCCGACGTGGCGCCGCACTTCTGGCCCTGA
- a CDS encoding beta strand repeat-containing protein — protein MKFSTIVLAALAGFSAVTARANNMASIAIAPSTGAVTLTPRWAIGGNLAGFHAMAQDLSLGGGANQFYSIKSTAIPAGGDIAAFTHYIAASGAATNHADIGSKLTPDSYSALTSADPDIGYGSVNFYLIHHKVSGDYFTVIVPSSGTASAVTDLKPMSGPGGPATLGASGYFGLTYAASNLGYGLNRFYYLRTDSVTGFATFGVLDPALLGTSADKFDLGAPGYNALTFTGSDVGYGVDKMYYQRLDPITGFTIMGTLDPLTGRTADIANLGSVYSTLDFVPGDLGFGSGDFYATGAINPTWQSVSFAAIADRLISAGSFTVQPSTSSTLPIALTVVPGSIGAASISGPVAGVFTITPTAPGLITLQATQAGQLAPIAYEFNMLRQSFTITGAAILAITTQPTSQSAVTGTTANFSVTASGTTAVTYQWRKAGANITANTSATTATLALTNVQATDAASYDVVVSNQSGSIISNAVTLTVDSPAPVISNNPLTAAGTVGTPFSFTITASGSPTSYTAAPLPAGMSIAAATGVITGSPTAAGTTNVLLGATNAIGTGHATLTITVAAAGVAPIITSATTAAGEVGTSFVTYFIAATGLPTSYSATGLPAGLTLDHLTGAINGTPTVAGTAVVTLQATNSVGTGTAVLTMVIDAGASSRIVNFSARAISGPGAQTLIVGVVVAGGAKHVLLRGVGPALAAYGVTNTLADPMLALYDASGVVASNDDWQINLNGLPNGPLIASTALELGAFPLPNGSKDSALLATLTAGVHTTSMVRPNSTTGVALTEIYDTDTALGSRLVNVSARMNVGLGEGSLIAGLVIAGNAPKTVLFRSVGPTLSTFGVAGVLADPMIAVYANNVLVASNDNWDAGGLGVAQIIATSAQVGAFPLAAGSKDAVLLLTLAPGSYTVQVTGVAGTTGVALVEVYDAQ, from the coding sequence ATGAAATTCAGCACCATCGTACTCGCGGCCCTTGCAGGCTTCTCAGCCGTCACGGCCCGGGCCAACAATATGGCGTCCATCGCCATCGCGCCCTCCACCGGCGCTGTCACGCTCACTCCTCGGTGGGCCATCGGCGGCAACCTCGCCGGCTTTCATGCGATGGCCCAGGATCTGTCGCTCGGCGGCGGCGCCAACCAATTCTACTCGATCAAGAGCACGGCGATTCCTGCCGGCGGCGATATCGCCGCCTTCACGCACTACATCGCCGCAAGCGGCGCGGCGACCAATCACGCGGATATCGGCAGCAAGCTCACGCCGGATTCCTATTCGGCCCTGACCTCGGCCGATCCCGACATCGGCTATGGCTCGGTCAATTTCTACCTGATCCATCACAAAGTATCCGGCGACTACTTTACAGTGATTGTGCCTAGTTCGGGCACCGCCTCGGCCGTGACGGACCTCAAGCCCATGTCCGGGCCCGGTGGGCCGGCAACATTGGGCGCGAGCGGTTACTTCGGCCTGACCTACGCGGCCAGCAATCTGGGCTATGGCCTCAACCGCTTTTACTACCTCCGCACCGATTCGGTCACGGGCTTCGCCACCTTCGGCGTGCTCGATCCCGCGTTGCTCGGCACCTCCGCCGACAAGTTCGACCTCGGCGCCCCCGGCTATAATGCCCTGACCTTCACCGGCAGCGACGTCGGCTACGGCGTGGACAAGATGTATTACCAGCGACTGGATCCGATCACGGGCTTCACCATCATGGGCACGCTCGACCCTTTGACGGGCCGCACGGCGGACATCGCCAATCTCGGCAGCGTTTACTCGACGCTCGATTTCGTCCCGGGTGACCTGGGCTTCGGCAGCGGTGATTTCTACGCGACCGGCGCGATCAACCCGACCTGGCAATCCGTGAGTTTTGCCGCGATCGCCGATCGTCTGATCAGCGCTGGTTCGTTTACGGTCCAGCCCTCGACCAGCTCCACGCTGCCGATCGCCCTCACCGTGGTGCCCGGCTCCATCGGCGCCGCGTCGATCAGCGGCCCTGTGGCCGGTGTCTTCACGATCACGCCCACCGCCCCCGGCCTCATCACGCTGCAGGCCACGCAAGCCGGGCAACTCGCGCCGATCGCCTACGAGTTCAACATGCTGCGGCAGAGTTTCACGATCACCGGCGCGGCGATCCTCGCAATCACCACGCAGCCGACTTCGCAAAGTGCCGTCACGGGCACCACGGCCAATTTCTCTGTCACCGCCAGCGGCACGACGGCGGTCACCTACCAATGGCGCAAAGCCGGCGCCAACATCACCGCCAATACGTCGGCCACCACGGCGACGCTCGCGCTGACCAATGTGCAGGCCACCGATGCGGCGAGTTACGACGTCGTGGTTTCGAACCAGTCCGGCTCGATCATCAGCAATGCGGTGACGCTCACCGTGGACTCGCCGGCCCCCGTCATCTCGAATAATCCGCTGACAGCGGCCGGCACCGTCGGCACGCCGTTCAGCTTTACGATCACCGCTTCGGGGTCGCCGACCAGCTACACCGCCGCGCCCTTGCCGGCCGGCATGAGCATCGCCGCCGCGACCGGCGTGATCACCGGTTCACCCACGGCGGCCGGCACGACCAACGTGCTGCTGGGCGCCACCAACGCGATCGGCACGGGCCACGCCACGCTGACGATCACCGTCGCCGCCGCGGGCGTCGCCCCGATCATCACCAGCGCAACCACCGCTGCGGGCGAGGTGGGGACTTCTTTCGTCACCTACTTCATCGCGGCGACCGGGTTGCCGACGAGTTACTCTGCCACCGGACTGCCTGCAGGATTAACGCTCGACCACCTCACTGGCGCGATCAACGGCACCCCGACGGTCGCGGGCACAGCCGTCGTCACGCTTCAAGCCACCAACAGCGTCGGCACCGGCACGGCTGTCCTCACAATGGTAATCGATGCCGGAGCTTCGAGCCGGATTGTGAATTTCTCCGCGCGTGCCATCTCCGGCCCCGGCGCCCAAACACTCATTGTGGGAGTCGTCGTGGCGGGTGGCGCGAAGCATGTTCTCTTGCGCGGCGTCGGACCGGCCCTGGCCGCCTATGGCGTCACCAACACCCTCGCGGACCCGATGCTTGCGCTCTATGACGCCAGCGGTGTCGTGGCTTCGAACGACGACTGGCAGATCAATCTCAACGGTCTGCCCAACGGACCCCTGATCGCGTCCACCGCTCTCGAACTCGGCGCGTTTCCGCTGCCCAATGGAAGCAAAGACTCGGCGCTCCTTGCCACGCTTACCGCCGGCGTTCACACGACGAGCATGGTTCGCCCGAACAGCACCACGGGCGTCGCCCTCACGGAAATTTACGATACCGACACGGCCCTTGGTTCCCGTCTGGTCAACGTCTCCGCGCGCATGAATGTCGGTCTGGGCGAAGGCTCCCTTATCGCCGGTCTGGTGATCGCTGGCAACGCGCCGAAAACCGTCCTGTTCCGCAGCGTCGGCCCGACCTTGTCCACCTTCGGCGTGGCGGGCGTGCTGGCCGACCCGATGATTGCGGTTTACGCGAACAACGTACTGGTCGCCAGCAATGACAACTGGGACGCCGGCGGCCTCGGCGTCGCGCAGATCATCGCGACGTCGGCGCAGGTGGGTGCCTTCCCCTTGGCCGCGGGCAGCAAGGATGCCGTGCTCCTCCTTACGCTCGCCCCCGGCTCCTACACGGTGCAAGTCACCGGCGTAGCGGGCACCACGGGCGTCGCACTCGTCGAAGTGTACGACGCGCAATAA
- a CDS encoding response regulator, with protein MIPVPPTRVLLAEDHAIVRQGLCALLNSDGRFIIVGEARTGREAVEMARDRLPDVILMDIAMPVLNGLEATRQILSANPAAKVIILSAHSDDAYVERVTEAGVVGFLEKQTSADVLTKAICEVAQGATFFSPAIARRLTAMKPAPNRDGVVRPRAHRLTARESEVLQLVAEGSTNKQIAARLAINIKTVEKHREHLMTKLAIHDTAGLTRYAISAGVIESSVQLTIT; from the coding sequence ATGATCCCTGTCCCACCCACTCGTGTCCTCCTCGCGGAAGATCACGCCATCGTGCGCCAAGGCCTCTGCGCACTCCTCAACTCCGACGGGCGTTTCATCATCGTGGGCGAGGCCCGGACCGGCCGGGAAGCGGTCGAGATGGCGCGCGACCGCCTCCCCGATGTCATCCTGATGGACATCGCGATGCCGGTGCTCAACGGCCTGGAGGCCACGCGGCAAATTTTGTCGGCGAACCCGGCGGCCAAGGTGATCATCCTCTCCGCGCACAGTGACGATGCCTACGTCGAACGTGTGACCGAAGCCGGCGTCGTCGGATTTTTGGAGAAACAGACCTCGGCCGATGTCCTCACCAAGGCGATCTGCGAGGTCGCCCAAGGCGCCACCTTCTTCAGTCCGGCGATTGCACGCCGCCTCACCGCCATGAAGCCGGCGCCGAATCGTGACGGCGTGGTGCGACCGCGTGCCCACCGCCTCACGGCGCGCGAATCCGAAGTCCTGCAGCTCGTTGCCGAGGGCTCGACCAATAAACAGATCGCGGCCCGACTCGCGATCAACATCAAGACCGTGGAGAAACACCGCGAGCACCTGATGACGAAACTCGCCATCCATGACACCGCCGGCCTCACTCGCTATGCAATTTCCGCGGGCGTCATCGAAAGCAGTGTACAGTTAACGATCACATGA
- a CDS encoding helix-turn-helix transcriptional regulator has protein sequence MPIDPNTWQQLLHTVFEMNASGCRTAFSETVVTGLSEMIAADVIVFHVLDTKSQRILTHMRPPSPYTDEEIAYYAAHSGEHPIGAHYLRHPEAGALRVSDVIGEEEWLASEYYRTCLQRLGLVHSLVLPVKIDRSVVVALSFSRRAPDFTKEDCVLLDAFGPHLRLAWRQHENPWADRRELKCRRRLQDLGLSPRESEVLFWMTEGKVNREIATLLGLSLGTVQDYVSYILAKLQLENRHAATVFAINRLRPQ, from the coding sequence ATGCCGATCGACCCCAACACTTGGCAGCAATTACTCCACACGGTGTTCGAAATGAATGCCTCGGGGTGCCGCACGGCGTTTAGCGAGACGGTGGTCACGGGGCTGAGCGAGATGATCGCAGCGGACGTGATTGTCTTCCACGTCCTCGATACGAAGTCGCAGCGCATCCTCACGCACATGAGGCCGCCCTCGCCTTATACCGACGAGGAGATCGCTTATTACGCGGCGCATTCCGGCGAACATCCCATCGGAGCCCACTACCTTCGCCACCCCGAGGCCGGGGCGCTGCGCGTTTCCGATGTCATCGGCGAGGAGGAATGGCTGGCGAGTGAGTATTACCGCACGTGTCTCCAGCGTCTGGGACTCGTTCACAGCCTGGTGCTGCCGGTGAAGATCGACCGTTCCGTCGTCGTGGCGTTGTCCTTCAGTCGTCGCGCGCCGGATTTCACGAAGGAGGATTGTGTGCTGCTCGATGCGTTCGGCCCGCATTTGCGCCTCGCGTGGCGGCAGCACGAAAACCCGTGGGCCGACCGCCGCGAGTTGAAATGTCGCCGGCGCCTGCAGGATCTCGGCCTCTCGCCGCGCGAGAGCGAGGTGCTCTTCTGGATGACCGAGGGCAAGGTGAACCGGGAGATCGCGACCCTGCTCGGACTCAGCCTCGGCACGGTGCAGGATTACGTCTCGTATATCCTCGCCAAACTCCAGTTGGAAAACCGGCACGCCGCGACGGTCTTTGCCATCAACCGCCTCCGGCCGCAGTAA